In Ipomoea triloba cultivar NCNSP0323 chromosome 15, ASM357664v1, one genomic interval encodes:
- the LOC116006196 gene encoding protein FATTY ACID EXPORT 3, chloroplastic-like isoform X3: protein MDAEESQEAWKKTLDSFREQAIKMQSLSQEAYDVYSKKAVVILKETSEKLKIQAEKARQDLSVIAKEISEESKEYLATAAENSPESVKDIVETFASSTDELNDVSKVRDFYVGIPYGALLSVSGFLCFMLTGSIPAIRFGVILGGTLLALSISSLRYWKKGESNSLALRGQTAIATILFLRELRLLFQRGFIVNIITTLISGSMAAFFAYRVIKDGEQTKGSNLETQPEN, encoded by the exons ATGGATGCTGAAGAATCACAAGAAGCCTGGAAAAAGACCCTAGATTCTTTCAGAGAACAAGCCATAAAGATGCAGAGTCTGTCTCAAGAAGCATATGATGTGTATTCCAAGAAAGCCGTTGTCATTTTGAAAGAAACTTCTGAGAAATTAAAGATACAAGCTGAGAAAGCGAGGCAAGATTTGAGTGTCATTGCAAAGGAAATCAGTGAGGAGAGCAAAGAGTATTTAGCTACGGCTGCTGAGAATTCCCCTGAATCTGTGAAGGATATTGTTGAAACGTTTGCTTCCTCCACTGATGAATTGAATGATGTCTCCAAAGTGAGGGACTTTTATGTTGGGATACCATATG GTGCTCTTCTTTCTGTTAGTGGCTTTTTGTGCTTCATGCTGACAGGAAGCATTCCTGCTATTAGGTTTGGTGTTATACTTGGCGGTACACTTTTGGCCTTGAGTATCTCAAGTCTAAGATATTGGAAAAAAGGAGAGTCGAATTCCCTGGCCTTAAGAGGACAGACAG CAATTGCTACCATCTTATTTCTAAGAGAGTTGCGCTTGCTGTTTCAG AGAGGATTTATTGTCAACATCATTACAACCTTGATCAG TGGCTCAATGGCAGCTTTCTTTGCCTATAGGGTGATAAAAGATGGCGAGCAGACCAAGGGTTCAAATTTAGAAACACAGCCCGAAAATTAA
- the LOC116006992 gene encoding transmembrane protein 87A-like produces MKGKISRFWAGFILLLLYAHSSLTDVSASVHDYRNERFIPKSNAFFFHGGTEGLFASKLNHSPANSSIDKPLKGKSFIRFEDVTFVRTKESIDSKSKMQSKNGLIEAIILEVKDRESIGDAFSKSNAICCTKQLSEDKFCTVGEVIIKINSDNPEWPKRIQIFFEGDSQEAKMDPQSVEINTTGMYYLYFMYCDPQLQGTVIRGRSVWKNPDGYLPGKMVPLMTFYGIASLAYLVLGLFWFLRFVQYWKDVIQLHSHITVVIALGMVEMALWYFEYTNLNSTGNRPMAITLWAVTVSAVKKTLSRVLLLVVSMGYGVVKPTLGGVTSKVYLLALVYFIALEALELVEHLGNVNDFSKKTRLYLVLPVAFLDAWFILWIFSSLSKTLEKLQVRKSIAKLDLYRKFTNSLAIFVLLSIAWVGYELYFNASDPLSELWRFSWIIPAFWTVLAYCLLVVICVLWAPSRNPTRYAHSGDSTDDFDEEAIALTSVVRVVGDTGTKLERKEKKGSASTDHLTEREDLEEDKRE; encoded by the exons ATGAAAGGAAAAATCTCCCGGTTTTGGGCCGGATTTATACTGCTCTTACTCTACGCCCATAGCTCACTCACAGATGTCTCTGCTTCAGTCCACGACTATCGAAATGAGCGCTTCATTCCAAAGTCCAACGCCTTCTTCTTCCATGGCGGCACCGAAGGCCTCTTCGCTTCCAAGCTCAACCACTCCCCTGCTAATTCCTCCATTGACAAACCTCTCAAAGGAAAATCCTTCATcag GTTTGAGGATGTTACATTTGTGAGGACAAAAGAATCAATTGATAGTAAAAGTAAGATGCAGAGCAAAAACGGTTTGATTGAGGCCATTATTCTCGAGGTGAAAGACAGGGAGAGCATCGGGGACGCGTTTTCGAAGTCTAATGCTATATGTTGCACTAAACAGCTTTCTGAGGATAAGTTCTGTACTGTAGGAGAGGTTATAATAAAGATAAACTCTGATAACCCGGAGTGGCCGAAACGGATCCAGATATTTTTTGAAGGAGATAGCCAGGAAGCTAAAATGGATCCCCAATCAGTTGAAATCAACACTACGGGGATGTACTATCTCTATTTCATGTACTGTGATCCACAGCTCCAGGGTACAGTTATAAGAGGAAGAAGTGTGTGGAAAAACCCTGATGGTTATTTGCCTGGGAAAATGGTTCCTTTAATGACTTTCTATGGAATTGCATCTTTAGCTTATCTCGTGCTTGGTTTATTCTGGTTCCTAAGGTTTGTCCAGTACTGGAAGGATGTTATTCAGTTGCATTCGCACATTACAGTTGTTATTGCTCTTGGCATGGTTGAGATGGCCCTCTGGTACTTTGAGTATACGAATCTTAATTCTACAGGGAACAGACCAATGGCAATTACACTCTGGGCAGTGACAGTTAGTGCTGTAAAGAAGACGTTGTCCCGTGTGCTTCTTTTGGTGGTCTCTATGGGATATGGTGTTGTCAAGCCTACACTTGGTGGTGTAACCTCTAAAGTATACCTTTTAGCCCTGgtttattttattgctttggAGGCACTTGAACTTGTTGAACACCTGGGGAATGTCAATGACTTCTCGAAAAAAACTAGGTTATATTTGGTTTTGCCTGTTGCATTCTTGGATGCCTGGTTTATTTTGTGGATTTTTTCATCATTATCAAAAACACTAGAAAAGCTCCAG GTGCGAAAGAGCATTGCAAAGCTGGATCTCTACAGAAAGTTTACCAACTCCCTTGCAATCTTTGTGCTGCTCTCCATTGCTTGGGTTGGCTATGAG CTATACTTCAATGCAAGTGACCCATTAAGTGAGTTGTGGCGATTTTCATGGATAATTCCTGCTTTTTGGACAGTCCTAGCATATTGTTTGTTGGTGGTTATATGTGTTCTTTGGGCTCCTTCACGTAATCCTACCAG ATATGCACACTCTGGGGACAGCACAGATGACTTTGATGAAGAGGCTATTGCGCTGACAAGCGTGGTGAGGGTGGTTGGCGACACCGGAACCAAGCTCGAAAGGAAGGAAAAGAAGGGGTCCGCGTCAACTGACCACTTAACAGAGCGAGAAGATCTCGAAGAGGACAAGCGAGAATAG
- the LOC116006377 gene encoding uncharacterized protein LOC116006377, protein MAFIVFLDTILVPLSLSLTIGYHAYLCHRLKHKPAATTIGLNMLKRRSWLQDYNQGNDKKGMLAVQSLRNTLMASILTATITVIIIVSLAALTNNAFNAASHLFHGPLLGLHSGRLIVLKLGCAAIFLLASFMCSSMAIANLIDANFLVNAVGADDFSASPPPSHTQTVLERGFKLAVVGNRALCMAFPVLLWMIGPVAVFVSSVALVWALHGLDFVGDFSAIAGKTSLQP, encoded by the exons ATGGCATTCATTGTGTTCTTGGACACCATATTGGTTCCCTTGAGCCTCTCCCTTACCATCGGGTACCATGCCTATCTCTGCCACCGCCTCAAGCACAAGCCCGCCGCCACCACCATCGGCCTCAACATGCTCAAGCGGAGATCCTGGCTTCAGGATTACAATCAG gGAAATGACAAGAAGGGCATGTTAGCGGTGCAAAGCCTGAGAAACACATTAATGGCGTCCATCCTCACAGCCACAATCACCGTAATCATCATCGTTTCCCTGGCGGCTCTCACCAACAACGCCTTCAACGCCGCCTCCCACCTCTTCCACGGCCCACTCCTCGGCCTACATTCCGGCCGCCTCATAGTCCTCAAACTCGGCTGCGCCGCCATCTTCCTGCTCGCCAGCTTCATGTGCAGCTCCATGGCCATCGCCAACTTGATCGACGCCAACTTCTTGGTCAACGCGGTGGGGGCCGACGACTTCTCCGCCTCGCCGCCGCCGTCGCACACGCAGACGGTGCTGGAACGAGGCTTCAAGCTGGCCGTGGTGGGCAACAGGGCGCTTTGCATGGCGTTTCCGGTGTTGTTGTGGATGATTGGTCCGGTCGCCGTCTTCGTCTCCTCGGTGGCGCTGGTTTGGGCGTTGCACGGCCTTGATTTTGTCGGCGACTTTTCGGCGATCGCCGGAAAAACCAGTCTGCAGCCTTGA
- the LOC116006196 gene encoding protein FATTY ACID EXPORT 3, chloroplastic-like isoform X1 yields MSFAPAAELIAPGNPNPSLKPPSSATKLRFESVLAVGPRRGCRALVVARPIHAKGIGLGLGLRRGPVCRRSLGKRSVFAFAASREESEPSDVNVEKEKSDIEMDAEESQEAWKKTLDSFREQAIKMQSLSQEAYDVYSKKAVVILKETSEKLKIQAEKARQDLSVIAKEISEESKEYLATAAENSPESVKDIVETFASSTDELNDVSKVRDFYVGIPYGALLSVSGFLCFMLTGSIPAIRFGVILGGTLLALSISSLRYWKKGESNSLALRGQTAIATILFLRELRLLFQRGFIVNIITTLISGSMAAFFAYRVIKDGEQTKGSNLETQPEN; encoded by the exons ATGAGCTTTGCACCTGCAGCCGAGCTAATCGCACCAGGGAACCCTAACCCTAGCTTGAAGCCGCCTTCTTCTGCAACCAAGCTCCGCTTCGAATCCGTTCTCGCTGTCGGACCTCGCCGCGGCTGCAGAGCCTTGGTTGTGGCTCGGCCTATTCACGCTAAAGGCATCGGCCTCGGGCTCGGGCTCCGCCGAGGCCCGGTTTGCAGACGGAGCCTTGGGAAGAGGTCGGTTTTCGCATTTGCAGCTTCTCGTGAGGAATCG GAGCCTTCAGATGTCAATGTTGAGAAGGAGAAGAGTGATATAGAAATGGATGCTGAAGAATCACAAGAAGCCTGGAAAAAGACCCTAGATTCTTTCAGAGAACAAGCCATAAAGATGCAGAGTCTGTCTCAAGAAGCATATGATGTGTATTCCAAGAAAGCCGTTGTCATTTTGAAAGAAACTTCTGAGAAATTAAAGATACAAGCTGAGAAAGCGAGGCAAGATTTGAGTGTCATTGCAAAGGAAATCAGTGAGGAGAGCAAAGAGTATTTAGCTACGGCTGCTGAGAATTCCCCTGAATCTGTGAAGGATATTGTTGAAACGTTTGCTTCCTCCACTGATGAATTGAATGATGTCTCCAAAGTGAGGGACTTTTATGTTGGGATACCATATG GTGCTCTTCTTTCTGTTAGTGGCTTTTTGTGCTTCATGCTGACAGGAAGCATTCCTGCTATTAGGTTTGGTGTTATACTTGGCGGTACACTTTTGGCCTTGAGTATCTCAAGTCTAAGATATTGGAAAAAAGGAGAGTCGAATTCCCTGGCCTTAAGAGGACAGACAG CAATTGCTACCATCTTATTTCTAAGAGAGTTGCGCTTGCTGTTTCAG AGAGGATTTATTGTCAACATCATTACAACCTTGATCAG TGGCTCAATGGCAGCTTTCTTTGCCTATAGGGTGATAAAAGATGGCGAGCAGACCAAGGGTTCAAATTTAGAAACACAGCCCGAAAATTAA
- the LOC116006555 gene encoding vacuolar-sorting receptor 1-like, whose translation MRGKLGLIVCLLWFLLCGSSLGRFVVEKNSLKVTSPESIKDLYECAIGNFGIPQYGGSMVGTVVYPKANQKACKSFDDFDVSFKSKPGGMPIFVVVDRGECYFTLKAWNAQRAGAAAILVADDRVEPLITMDSPEEEDAQADYLQNITIPSALISKSLGDKIKKEESKGEMVVISLDWREALPHPDERVEYEFWTNTNDECGPKCESQIEFVKNFKGAAQILEKKGYTQFTPHYITWYCPEAFTLSKQCKSQCINHGRYCAPDPEQDFSRGYDGKDVVLQNLRQACFFKVANDSGKPWLWWDYVTDFSIRCPMKDKKYTEECANEVIRALGIDVKQIDKCIGDPGANVDNPILKAEQEAQIGKGARGDVTILPTLVINNRQYRGKLDKGAVLKAICSGFEETTEPAICLTDDIQTNECLENNGGCWKDTSANITACRDTFRGRVCECPTVQGVRFVGDGYTHCEASGALRCAVNNGGCWKHTKDGITYSACVDDHTKGCYCPPGFKGDGITHCEDIDECKERIACQCPECKCKNTWGSYECSCHGNLLYMHEHDTCISKAGKGEFSWGFVWVIILGLAATGVAGYAVYKYRIRRYMDSEIRAIMAQYMPLDNQGEIPNHVSHGNV comes from the exons ATGAGGGGAAAGTTAGGGCTTATAGTGTGTTTGTTGTGGTTTCTTCTGTGTGGGTCAAGTTTGGGGAGATTTGTAGTGGAGAAGAACAGCCTGAAAGTGACATCGCCGGAGTCTATCAAGGATTTGTACGAGTGTGCAATTGGGAATTTTGGGATTCCTCAGTATGGAGGGAGCATGGTGGGCACTGTGGTGTACCCAAAGGCCAATCAGAAGGCATGCAAGAGCTTCGATGATTTTGATGTCTCCTTCAAATCTAAGCCCGGGGGCATGCCTATCTTTGTTGTTGTGGATCGAGGAG AATGCTACTTCACTCTAAAGGCTTGGAATGCTCAGAGAGCTGGAGCTGCTGCAATTCTTGTTGCTGATGATAGGGTTGAGCCTTTGATCACAATGGATTCCCCTGAGGAAGAAGATGCCCAGGCAGATTATCTACAGAACATAACTATCCCATCTGCACTTATTAGCAAGTCTCTTGGGGATAAAATTAAGAAAGAAGAATCTAAAGGGGAAATGGTTGTCATAAGTCTTGATTGGAGGGAGGCTCTTCCCCATCCTGATGAGAGAGTTGAGTATGAGTTTTGGACAAACACTAATGATGAGTGTGGGCCTAAGTGTGAGAGCCAGATAGAGtttgttaagaattttaaaGGAGCTGCCCAGATACTTGAGAAGAAAGGGTATACTCAGTTCACTCCACATTACATAACTTGGTACTGCCCAGAGGCTTTTACTTTGAGCAAACAATGCAAATCTCAGTGCATTAACCATGGAAGATACTGTGCTCCAGACCCCGAGCAAGACTTTAGTCGAGGATATGATGGGAAAGATGTTGTTTTGCAAAATTTACGCCAAGCGTGCTTCTTTAAGGTGGCAAATGATAGTGGGAAGCCGTGGCTTTGGTGGGATTATGTTACTGATTTTTCAATCCGCTGCCCAATGAAAGACAAGAAGTACACTGAAGAGTGTGCTAATGAAGTGATACGAGCACTTG GCATTGATGTTAAACAGATAGACAAGTGTATTGGGGATCCCGGGGCAAATGTTGACAACCCTATTCTAAAGGCTGAACAGGAAGCACAG ATAGGCAAAGGTGCTCGTGGAGATGTAACTATATTGCCAACTCTTGTTATAAACAACCGACAGTACAGAG GGAAGCTGGACAAAGGAGCAGTTCTCAAAGCTATCTGCTCGGGATTTGAGGAGACAACGGAGCCTGCAATTTGCTTAACTGATG ATATACAAACAAATGAGTGCTTAGAGAACAATGGTGGGTGCTGGAAGGATACGTCTGCTAATATTACAGCATGCAGG GACACTTTCCGTGGCCGGGTATGTGAATGCCCTACTGTGCAAGGTGTAAGATTTGTTGGTGATGGCTATACTCATTGTGAAG CATCTGGAGCACTGCGATGCGCTGTTAATAACGGAGGCTGTTGGAAGCACACTAAGGATGGCATAACATATTCTGCTTGCGTT GATGACCACACAAAAGGTTGCTACTGCCCCCCTGGATTTAAGGGCGACGGGATTACTCATTGTGAAG ATATTGATGAATGCAAGGAGAGAATAGCATGCCAATGTCCTGAGTGCAAATGCAAGAACACATGGGGTAGTTACGAATGCAGTTGCCATGGCAATTTATTGTACATGCATGAGCACGACACATGTATAA GTAAAGCTGGAAAAGGAGAGTTTAGCTGGGGCTTTGTTTGGGTTATCATCCTCGGATTGGCTGCTACCGGAGTTGCAGGATATGCTGTGTACAAGTACAGAATTCGG AGGTACATGGATTCAGAGATCCGCGCAATCATGGCGCAGTACATGCCCTTGGACAACCAAGGGGAGATCCCTAATCACGTCTCTCATGGAAACGTCTGA
- the LOC116006196 gene encoding protein FATTY ACID EXPORT 3, chloroplastic-like isoform X2 — protein MYVNVEKEKSDIEMDAEESQEAWKKTLDSFREQAIKMQSLSQEAYDVYSKKAVVILKETSEKLKIQAEKARQDLSVIAKEISEESKEYLATAAENSPESVKDIVETFASSTDELNDVSKVRDFYVGIPYGALLSVSGFLCFMLTGSIPAIRFGVILGGTLLALSISSLRYWKKGESNSLALRGQTAIATILFLRELRLLFQRGFIVNIITTLISGSMAAFFAYRVIKDGEQTKGSNLETQPEN, from the exons ATGT ATGTCAATGTTGAGAAGGAGAAGAGTGATATAGAAATGGATGCTGAAGAATCACAAGAAGCCTGGAAAAAGACCCTAGATTCTTTCAGAGAACAAGCCATAAAGATGCAGAGTCTGTCTCAAGAAGCATATGATGTGTATTCCAAGAAAGCCGTTGTCATTTTGAAAGAAACTTCTGAGAAATTAAAGATACAAGCTGAGAAAGCGAGGCAAGATTTGAGTGTCATTGCAAAGGAAATCAGTGAGGAGAGCAAAGAGTATTTAGCTACGGCTGCTGAGAATTCCCCTGAATCTGTGAAGGATATTGTTGAAACGTTTGCTTCCTCCACTGATGAATTGAATGATGTCTCCAAAGTGAGGGACTTTTATGTTGGGATACCATATG GTGCTCTTCTTTCTGTTAGTGGCTTTTTGTGCTTCATGCTGACAGGAAGCATTCCTGCTATTAGGTTTGGTGTTATACTTGGCGGTACACTTTTGGCCTTGAGTATCTCAAGTCTAAGATATTGGAAAAAAGGAGAGTCGAATTCCCTGGCCTTAAGAGGACAGACAG CAATTGCTACCATCTTATTTCTAAGAGAGTTGCGCTTGCTGTTTCAG AGAGGATTTATTGTCAACATCATTACAACCTTGATCAG TGGCTCAATGGCAGCTTTCTTTGCCTATAGGGTGATAAAAGATGGCGAGCAGACCAAGGGTTCAAATTTAGAAACACAGCCCGAAAATTAA
- the LOC116006047 gene encoding WRKY DNA-binding transcription factor 70 has product MAHSSPENSSANRKRAVDGLILGRNLTCQLREVLRNSSGEHGPPSKVVAEDLVVKILESFNEGISVIGSMDSDEVSQPPCDGRKSEDSSGSCKTTSALKDGRGCYKRRKTCETLIKDSQTLVDDGYAWRKYGQKVILNTPYPRNYYRCTHKFDQKCQATKQVQMIRENPALYRTTYNGNHTCLNFQKYPQIIVDSTAPGDSSFLLCFGQNGQSNKEVQNPTLIKQELNKQEFAENLYHSHIQSSSSGCCLASSDDRPMSSARWGPAVSSGSEYGDVNSSGCTHDDLGMQMMGNVDVDDFTLGFLADF; this is encoded by the exons ATGGCACACTCCTCGCCGGAAAACTCATCGGCCAACCGCAAGAGGGCCGTCGACGGCCTGATTCTTGGCCGGAACTTGACGTGCCAACTAAGAGAGGTGCTGAGAAACAGCTCCGGCGAACATGGACCGCCGTCTAAGGTGGTTGCGGAGGATTTGGTGGTGAAGATTCTGGAATCTTTTAATGAGGGTATTTCCGTAATTGGATCCATGGATTCCGACGAGGTTTCTCAGCCGCCTTGCGACGGCCGGAAATCGGAGGACTCTAGTGGTAGTTGCAAAACTACTTCTGCACTCAAAGATGGTAGAGGATGCTACAAGAGAAG AAAAACATGTGAGACACTGATTAAAGATTCTCAAACTTTAGTAGATGATGGATATGCTTGGAGAAAATATGGACAAAAAGTTATCCTCAATACCCCATATCCAAG GAATTACTACAGGTGCACTCACAAATTCGATCAGAAATGCCAAGCAACCAAACAGGTGCAAATGATTCGCGAAAATCCTGCTCTGTACCGCACAACATATAATGGCAATCACACATGCTTGAACTTCCAAAAATACCCTCAAATTATCGTGGACTCCACAGCACCTGGGGACTCTTCTTTTCTACTTTGCTTTGGGCAAAATGGTCAAAGCAACAAGGAAGTTCAGAATCCAACTTTAATAAAGCAAGAACTCAATAAGCAAGAGTTTGCTGAGAATTTGTACCACAGCCACATTCAATCATCAAGCTCCGGTTGTTGTTTGGCGTCGTCCGATGACCGTCCGATGTCGTCGGCCCGGTGGGGGCCGGCGGTATCGTCGGGGTCGGAGTATGGGGACGTGAATTCTTCTGGATGCACTCATGATGACTTGGGTATGCAAATGATGGGTAATGTCGATGTTGATGATTTCACATTAGGGTTCTTGGCGGATTTCTGA